Proteins encoded within one genomic window of Chlorobaculum sp. MV4-Y:
- the accC gene encoding acetyl-CoA carboxylase biotin carboxylase subunit — translation MFKKILIANRGEIALRVMHTCREMGICTVAVYSTADADSLHVRYADEAVCIGPPLSRESYLNIPRIIAAAEVTNADAIHPGYGFLAENADFSEVCQSSNIKFIGPSADMINRMGDKNTAKSTMIAAGVPVVPGSEGLVEDVAHAIKTAKKIGYPVIIKPTAGGGGKGMRVVHEESQLEKNLKTAQSEAGMAFGNSGVYIEKFLENPRHIEIQILADQHGNVVHLGERDCTVQRRHQKLIEETPSPVVSEELRAEMGAAAIAAAKAINYEGAGTIEFLLDKHKKFYFMEMNTRIQVEHPVTEQRYDVDLVREQICIADGASLAGRSFEPRGHSIECRINAEDPEHLFRPSPGEIQVFHTPGGPGVRIDSHCYASYVVPSNYDSMIGKLIVTAHNRDEAIARMSRALDEFIVVGIKTTIPFHKQVMHDPVFRSGEFDTSFLDSFRFEKL, via the coding sequence TTGTTCAAGAAAATACTCATAGCCAACCGTGGGGAGATCGCCTTGCGGGTCATGCATACCTGCCGCGAGATGGGCATTTGCACCGTGGCCGTCTATTCGACCGCCGATGCCGATTCCCTTCATGTCAGGTATGCCGACGAAGCGGTCTGCATCGGGCCGCCACTTTCGAGAGAGAGTTACCTGAATATTCCGCGAATCATCGCCGCCGCTGAAGTCACCAACGCCGACGCCATTCATCCCGGCTACGGCTTCCTTGCTGAAAACGCTGATTTCTCGGAAGTTTGCCAATCCTCGAATATCAAGTTCATCGGTCCCTCGGCTGACATGATCAACAGGATGGGCGACAAAAACACCGCCAAATCGACCATGATCGCGGCAGGCGTGCCAGTCGTTCCGGGAAGTGAAGGGCTGGTCGAAGATGTGGCTCACGCCATCAAGACCGCCAAAAAGATCGGCTATCCCGTCATTATCAAACCGACGGCTGGGGGCGGCGGAAAAGGCATGAGGGTGGTTCACGAAGAAAGCCAGCTCGAAAAGAATCTCAAAACCGCCCAGAGCGAAGCCGGCATGGCCTTCGGCAACAGCGGCGTCTATATCGAGAAGTTCCTTGAAAATCCACGCCACATCGAAATCCAGATTCTGGCTGACCAGCACGGCAACGTGGTGCACCTCGGCGAACGCGACTGCACCGTGCAGCGCCGCCACCAGAAGCTGATCGAGGAGACCCCGTCGCCGGTGGTCAGCGAAGAGCTTCGGGCGGAGATGGGAGCGGCAGCCATCGCAGCAGCCAAAGCGATCAACTACGAAGGCGCCGGCACCATCGAGTTCCTGCTCGACAAGCACAAGAAGTTCTATTTCATGGAGATGAACACGCGAATCCAGGTGGAGCATCCCGTGACCGAGCAGCGCTACGACGTCGATCTTGTCCGCGAGCAGATCTGTATCGCTGATGGAGCAAGTCTTGCCGGAAGGAGCTTTGAGCCGAGGGGCCACTCCATCGAATGCCGCATCAACGCCGAAGACCCCGAACACCTGTTCAGGCCTTCGCCCGGCGAAATCCAGGTCTTTCACACGCCCGGCGGCCCTGGTGTCCGGATCGATTCGCACTGCTACGCGAGCTACGTCGTGCCATCGAACTACGACTCCATGATCGGCAAGCTCATCGTCACCGCCCATAACCGGGACGAAGCGATCGCCCGCATGTCCAGAGCGCTCGATGAGTTCATCGTCGTGGGGATAAAAACCACCATTCCCTTCCACAAACAGGTCATGCACGACCCTGTGTTCCGAAGTGGAGAGTTTGACACGAGCTTCCTCGATAGCTTCAGGTTCGAAAAATTGTAA
- the accB gene encoding acetyl-CoA carboxylase biotin carboxyl carrier protein → MNLKEIQQLIEIVNISSLDEVIIKDGQSEITLRRNNSKVSAVLPTAPVIAQQPVQAPQPAVPQAVQEQPAPAAAEPAASDLIEIHSPIVGTFYRSPSPDSLPFVNEGDKVKAGDVLCIIEAMKLMNEIESEVSGTIVEVLVENGQPVEYNQALFRVKP, encoded by the coding sequence ATGAACCTCAAGGAAATTCAGCAGCTTATTGAGATCGTCAACATTTCCTCTCTTGATGAGGTCATCATCAAGGATGGGCAATCCGAAATCACGCTGAGACGAAACAACTCGAAAGTGTCAGCTGTTTTGCCGACCGCGCCTGTCATCGCGCAACAACCCGTTCAGGCTCCTCAGCCCGCAGTGCCTCAGGCCGTGCAGGAACAACCGGCTCCGGCTGCCGCCGAGCCTGCCGCGAGTGATCTGATCGAAATCCATTCACCTATCGTGGGCACCTTCTACCGCTCACCATCCCCGGATTCTCTTCCGTTTGTCAACGAAGGCGACAAGGTCAAAGCCGGTGATGTGCTCTGCATTATCGAAGCCATGAAGCTGATGAACGAGATCGAATCGGAGGTTTCAGGAACCATTGTCGAGGTTCTCGTCGAAAACGGCCAGCCGGTCGAATACAATCAGGCTCTGTTCCGAGTCAAGCCATAA
- the efp gene encoding elongation factor P, with amino-acid sequence MVSISNVSRGAIIRWNGVPHSIESLVHRTPGNLRAFYQASMKNLKTGRNVEYRFSASEQVDVIVTERKKYQYLYRDGEDYVMMDTETFDQINVPEVAIGSASRFLKDSVMVDIVFADDGSILEVELPTFVELEVTETSPASKDDRATSGTKPAIVETGAEVNVPMFIQTGSIIRIDTRSGEYMDRVKK; translated from the coding sequence ATGGTTTCAATCAGCAACGTCTCAAGAGGTGCCATCATCCGTTGGAATGGGGTGCCGCACAGCATCGAAAGCCTTGTCCACCGTACACCTGGCAACCTTCGCGCCTTCTACCAGGCCAGCATGAAAAACCTCAAGACAGGCCGCAACGTCGAATACCGCTTCAGCGCCTCCGAACAGGTCGATGTCATCGTCACCGAGAGAAAGAAATACCAGTACCTCTATCGTGATGGTGAAGACTATGTCATGATGGACACCGAAACCTTCGATCAGATCAATGTGCCAGAAGTGGCCATCGGTTCGGCCTCTCGTTTCCTCAAGGACTCCGTTATGGTCGATATCGTTTTTGCCGATGACGGCTCGATCCTCGAAGTTGAATTGCCGACCTTCGTCGAACTCGAAGTCACTGAAACCAGCCCTGCAAGCAAGGATGACCGCGCCACCAGCGGCACCAAGCCGGCCATCGTCGAAACCGGCGCCGAGGTGAACGTGCCAATGTTCATCCAGACCGGCAGCATCATCCGCATCGACACCCGTAGCGGCGAGTACATGGACAGAGTTAAGAAGTGA
- a CDS encoding HU family DNA-binding protein yields MSKAELVEQIAEQTGLTKADSERAVNAFINVVTSTLKSGDDVTLVGFGTFTTGDRAERQGRNPQTGKTITIAAKKVVKFKPGKALKEEVGC; encoded by the coding sequence ATGTCGAAAGCCGAGTTAGTAGAACAGATTGCAGAGCAGACCGGTTTGACCAAGGCTGATTCTGAAAGAGCGGTCAATGCATTCATCAATGTGGTGACCTCAACCCTGAAGAGCGGTGATGATGTGACTCTGGTGGGTTTTGGTACTTTTACCACTGGCGACCGGGCAGAGCGACAGGGCCGCAATCCCCAGACAGGCAAGACCATCACCATTGCCGCCAAGAAGGTTGTCAAGTTCAAACCGGGCAAAGCGCTGAAAGAAGAGGTCGGTTGCTGA
- a CDS encoding acetyl-CoA carboxylase carboxyltransferase subunit alpha, whose amino-acid sequence MAAKVVLDFEKPLYELEEKLNEMRVYLKSGEVDSMSEGRAGLKREIESLEAKVESLRKTIYKNLTRWQRVQLARHPERPYTLDYIYMMMKDFVELSGDRNFGDDKAIIGGFARLEDESAGFSQSVMVIGHQKGRDTRSNLYRNFGMAQPEGYRKALRLMKLAEKFRKPVITLIDTPGAFPGIEAEERGQAEAIARNLYEMAALKVPVICVIIGEGASGGAIGIGVGDRILMAENAWYSVISPESCSSILWRSWNYKEQAAEALKLTADDLLAQGIIDRIVTEPLGGAHHNPEAMAAALKSILIEELQGLLTKDARTLVDERIAKFSSMGVWEES is encoded by the coding sequence ATGGCGGCGAAAGTAGTTCTCGATTTTGAAAAACCCCTTTATGAGCTTGAAGAGAAGCTCAATGAAATGAGGGTTTATCTGAAAAGCGGCGAGGTCGATTCAATGTCGGAAGGCCGCGCAGGCCTGAAGCGCGAGATCGAATCGCTTGAAGCAAAGGTCGAATCGCTTCGCAAAACGATCTACAAGAATCTGACCCGCTGGCAGAGGGTGCAGCTGGCCCGGCATCCGGAACGTCCCTATACGCTTGATTACATCTATATGATGATGAAGGATTTCGTCGAGCTGTCAGGTGATCGTAACTTTGGCGATGACAAGGCGATCATCGGCGGTTTTGCCCGGCTTGAGGACGAATCTGCCGGTTTTTCGCAGAGCGTCATGGTGATTGGTCACCAGAAGGGGCGCGATACCCGGTCGAATCTCTACCGGAATTTTGGCATGGCTCAGCCTGAGGGTTATCGCAAAGCGCTCCGCCTCATGAAGCTCGCGGAAAAATTCCGTAAACCGGTCATTACGCTGATCGATACTCCGGGGGCCTTTCCCGGCATCGAGGCTGAGGAGCGCGGACAGGCCGAGGCCATTGCTCGCAACCTTTATGAAATGGCTGCTCTGAAAGTGCCGGTCATCTGCGTTATTATTGGTGAAGGTGCCAGCGGAGGCGCTATCGGCATTGGTGTTGGCGACCGCATTCTCATGGCTGAAAATGCCTGGTACTCGGTCATCTCGCCCGAAAGCTGCTCCTCGATTCTCTGGCGGAGCTGGAACTACAAGGAGCAGGCGGCCGAAGCGCTCAAGCTCACGGCGGACGATCTGTTGGCCCAAGGCATTATCGACCGGATCGTGACCGAACCGCTCGGTGGAGCGCATCACAATCCCGAAGCAATGGCAGCGGCGCTCAAATCGATTCTGATCGAGGAGTTGCAGGGTTTGCTCACAAAAGATGCTCGTACGCTGGTGGACGAACGAATCGCAAAGTTCTCCTCAATGGGAGTGTGGGAAGAGAGCTGA
- a CDS encoding 2-oxoacid:ferredoxin oxidoreductase subunit beta gives MTDTHTCLTAKDFTSNQEPKWCPGCGDFMVLQQLKNAMAELCLKTEEVVVVSGIGCSSRLPYYINTYGVHGIHGRAMAMASGLKAARPDLSVWVGTGDGDALSIGGNHYIHTVRRNLDINVVLFNNEIYGLTKGQYSPTSKVGLKTVTSPTGVVDYPINTIALTLGAGGTFVARVMDRDGKLMKEIFKRAHAHKGTSIVEIYQNCPIFNDGAFGPFSDKERKDDTTLYLEQGQPLVFGANGSKGIRLDGFKPTVIDLEKSGISKDDLWIHNENDLIKANILSRFFDDPNSTEEFLPRPFGIFYVEDRFTYEQALDAQIGKAQEKGEGTLEELLAGNSTWTIN, from the coding sequence ATGACCGATACACATACCTGTCTGACCGCCAAGGATTTCACGTCGAACCAGGAACCGAAATGGTGCCCCGGCTGTGGTGACTTCATGGTTCTCCAGCAACTCAAGAACGCGATGGCCGAACTGTGCCTGAAAACCGAAGAGGTTGTCGTGGTCTCGGGCATCGGCTGCTCGTCAAGGCTGCCGTACTATATCAACACCTACGGTGTGCATGGCATCCACGGGCGCGCCATGGCAATGGCTTCCGGTCTGAAGGCTGCCCGCCCTGATCTCAGCGTCTGGGTCGGCACTGGCGATGGCGACGCCCTCTCCATCGGCGGCAACCATTACATCCACACGGTCAGAAGGAACCTCGACATCAACGTCGTGCTGTTCAACAACGAGATTTACGGCCTGACCAAGGGACAGTACTCGCCGACCTCGAAAGTGGGTTTGAAAACCGTCACCTCTCCGACCGGCGTGGTGGACTATCCGATCAACACCATCGCCCTGACTCTCGGTGCGGGCGGCACCTTCGTGGCCCGCGTCATGGATCGCGACGGCAAGCTGATGAAGGAAATTTTCAAGCGCGCCCACGCCCACAAAGGCACCTCGATCGTCGAGATTTATCAGAACTGCCCGATCTTCAACGACGGCGCTTTTGGTCCGTTCAGCGACAAGGAGCGGAAGGACGACACAACCCTCTACCTCGAACAAGGTCAGCCGCTGGTCTTCGGTGCGAACGGCTCGAAGGGCATTCGCCTCGACGGCTTCAAGCCGACAGTGATTGACCTCGAAAAATCGGGCATTTCGAAAGATGATCTCTGGATTCACAACGAAAACGACCTCATCAAGGCCAACATCCTGTCGCGCTTCTTCGACGACCCGAACAGCACTGAGGAGTTCCTGCCGAGGCCGTTCGGCATCTTCTATGTGGAAGACCGCTTCACCTACGAACAGGCGCTCGACGCCCAGATCGGCAAGGCGCAGGAAAAAGGCGAAGGCACGCTCGAAGAGCTGCTCGCCGGCAACAGCACCTGGACGATCAACTGA